In Nicotiana tabacum cultivar K326 chromosome 19, ASM71507v2, whole genome shotgun sequence, one DNA window encodes the following:
- the LOC107775414 gene encoding nuclear transcription factor Y subunit B-4-like, translating to MVDNINILGSIPKHNPISEEGGIKEQDRLLPIANVGRIMKQILPQNAKISKEAKETMQECVSEFISFVTGEASDKCHKEKRKTVNGDDICWALENLGFDNYAEPLKRYLQSYRESEGEKANQNKAVTGNNTEEREKDEPQRKSTVLPTQFRNLQGRFYGP from the coding sequence ATGGTTGATAACATCAACATATTAGGATCAATCCCTAAACACAATCCAATTAGCGAAGAAGGAGGGATTAAGGAACAAGATAGGTTGTTGCCAATAGCTAATGTGGGGAGGATTATGAAGCAAATTCTTCCCCAAAACGCCAAGATTTCGAAAGAAGCCAAAGAAACAATGCAAGAATGTGTATCTGAGTTCATTAGCTTTGTTACTGGAGAAGCATCGGATAAGTGTCACAAAGAGAAGCGTAAGACAGTGAATGGAGATGATATTTGCTGGGCTTTGGAAAATCTAGGGTTTGATAATTATGCTGAGCCTTTGAAGAGGTATTTGCAATCGTATAGAGAATCTGAAGGAGAAAAAGCTAACCAAAATAAGGCTGTTACTGGCAATAATACTGAAGAAAGGGAGAAAGATGAACCACAAAGGAAATCTACAGTGTTACCTACTCAGTTCAGAAATCTCCAGGGAAGATTTTATGGTccttaa